One genomic region from Nymphaea colorata isolate Beijing-Zhang1983 chromosome 10, ASM883128v2, whole genome shotgun sequence encodes:
- the LOC116262013 gene encoding putative pentatricopeptide repeat-containing protein At1g56570: protein MISKYVSTSCSVLLGESRTPATISSLLPCNATNLLISCFRQGRLGEGRGLFDEMSDSHRDVVSWTTTITGYVSQECYLDAVTVFRDMRREGVRPNAFTLSSTLKACSGLSYYWLGSSVHACMLKDGWEASSYVENALLDMYVKCNCMHDAWSVFNGIHVKTAVSWTTMIAGYSRKGGGEVAVQIFRRMLLEGVELNHFGCSIALRASGSIESLACGEQIHGAAIKLGYDKNIAVGNATIDMYAHCWRFLESRKLFDEMPQRDLITWNTIISAYEKFGFLDCLHVCIEMEKQGLRPNCFTFTSLVTACSNLTALACGQQVHGRAMKSGFSEDVPLANALIDLYAKSGDVYNSRRVFDEAPSRDLVTWTSMLMGYGKHGYGNEAIELFNLMISNGVRPDHVAFLGILCACSHSGHIDYGLSQFRSMSINYSLQPKLEHYACVVDMLGRAGNLEEAFKLINSMPLPADESVWGALLAACRVHSNPSLGRVAAQKILSLRPEHSGTYTLLSNIHASAGEWSEFARTRKLMKENAGRKEPGRSWIEVNNQVQVFVMGDTAAPQMSLVYEELKALYQLMKEAGYVPHLDTSLHIVDDG, encoded by the coding sequence ATGATCAGCAAATACGTATCAACATCCTGCAGTGTTCTGTTAGGCGAATCACGAACACCCGCCACAATATCAAGCCTGCTTCCGTGCAATGCCACCAATCTTCTAATATCCTGTTTCCGACAAGGCCGGTTAGGGGAAGGCCGTGGACTGTTTGACGAAATGTCTGATAGCCACAGGGATGTTGTCTCATGGACCACCACCATCACCGGCTACGTCTCGCAAGAGTGTTACCTCGATGCAGTGACTGTGTTTCGGGACATGAGGCGTGAAGGTGTTCGTCCCAATGCCTTCACTCTCTCCTCCACTCTCAAGGCGTGCTCTGGCTTGAGCTATTACTGGCTAGGCTCTTCCGTTCACGCGTGCATGCTGAAGGATGGATGGGAGGCGTCTAGTTATGTAGAGAATGCGCTTCTTGATATGTATGTGAAATGCAATTGCATGCACGATGCTTGGTCGGTGTTCAATGGGATACACGTGAAAACTGCAGTTTCGTGGACGACCATGATTGCAGGATACTCTAGGAAGGGCGGCGGAGAGGTGGCGGTTCAAATTTTCCGGCGTATGCTTTTAGAAGGAGTTGAGTTGAATCATTTCGGTTGCTCCATTGCGCTGCGAGCTTCGGGGTCGATCGAGTCATTGGCCTGCGGAGAACAGATCCATGGAGCAGCAATCAAATTGGGTTACGACAAGAACATTGCCGTGGGCAATGCCACCATCGACATGTATGCACATTGCTGGAGATTCTTGGAATCCAGAAAATTGTTTGACGAAATGCCTCAGAGAGATTTGATTACCTGGAATACCATCATATCTGCATATGAAAAATTTGGCTTTCTGGACTGCCTACATGTGTGCATTGAGATGGAAAAGCAAGGTCTGAGGCCCAACTGTTTCACCTTCACTAGCCTGGTTACTGCCTGCTCGAATCTGACCGCCTTGGCCTGTGGACAACAGGTACATGGGCGCGCAATGAAGAGTGGGTTCAGTGAGGACGTTCCCTTAGCAAATGCGTTGATTGACTTATATGCAAAAAGCGGTGACGTTTACAACTCCAGAAGAGTTTTTGATGAGGCCCCCTCCAGAGACCTGGTTACATGGACATCAATGTTGATGGGATACGGGAAGCATGGGTATGGCAATGAAGCAATCGAATTGTTCAATCTGATGATATCTAATGGTGTTCGTCCAGATCATGTGGCATTCTTAGGTATTCTTTGTGCATGCAGTCATTCTGGGCATATCGACTATGGTTTGTCACAGTTTAGATCAATGAGCATCAATTACTCTCTTCAACCAAAGCTAGAGCACTACGCATGCGTGGTTGATATGCTTGGTCGTGCCGGCAATCTTGAAGAAGCATTCAAATTGATCAACAGCATGCCCCTTCCAGCCGATGAATCTGTATGGGGTGCTCTTCTTGCTGCCTGCAGAGTACACAGTAATCCAAGCTTGGGAAGAGTAGCTGCACAGAAGATACTAAGCTTGAGGCCAGAGCATTCAGGCACGTATACGTTGCTATCAAATATCCATGCCAGTGCAGGAGAATGGAGTGAATTTGCAAGAACGAGGAAGCTGATGAAAGAGAATGCTGGTAGAAAAGAGCCAGGCAGGAGTTGGATAGAGGTCAATAATCAAGTCCAGGTTTTTGTTATGGGTGATACTGCCGCCCCCCAGATGTCCCTTGTGTACGAAGAGTTGAAGGCACTATATCAGCTAATGAAAGAAGCCGGTTATGTTCCTCACTTGGACACATCACTGCATATCGTCGATGACGGCTGA